Proteins encoded together in one Planctopirus ephydatiae window:
- a CDS encoding ArnT family glycosyltransferase has protein sequence MAIGQLPLELEVPPWAFLSARKTPWWLEVECWSLGILSLAMLCLAPLVTPLSMAEATVGRAALEMLLSQEWVVPRCQDVPVPQLAPLQVWLVALISTVQGHVDAWSIRLPSLIAFWLTGQLLYAYCRQFMGTVGSLGAGLMFLTTVGVQMQLGSGTALPIAAFFLALALFSWHIGLLHDWPDLIQWVVPYFALTLAILSSGLFPALVFASSLTCYLILRRKEEYALTFGHLAGLLGCIGLTASWVLTYLSITGINPWWAGASPLGTANPLWSLVEHLVTFPLLVACTILLPWGLLLVVYLFADFRRHLGDARPAVQFISVCLLIPGALMWVDPRCTPSAALLLLPGITVLTAIVVQRSVESFPTSDWQFIWPTFLQGTVIVSFVGMGLTMALRGVLPEKTAHIPWETLVWSTIAMVCLSIVIMRSLGRHPHQGLWAMGATALLMTLSIAPPIRASLVPAPLATTPPLAIPRPLAGQMPEISLGSIRADVLLKFNQLLPRQPWPEDHETLDLRHHVFCFMESEHQSRRLPFSWKLISRQPVAPTPEFPQRQWLVLGRRADFVTPASFLAEPGAVMPQTSRPSEFGTR, from the coding sequence ATGGCCATAGGTCAACTTCCCCTCGAACTCGAAGTTCCTCCGTGGGCATTTCTCTCAGCCCGCAAAACTCCCTGGTGGCTCGAAGTGGAATGCTGGTCTTTAGGGATTCTTTCACTGGCCATGTTGTGTCTGGCTCCCTTGGTCACACCGTTATCAATGGCCGAAGCGACAGTAGGCCGTGCTGCCCTCGAAATGCTGCTCTCCCAGGAATGGGTCGTTCCGCGCTGTCAGGATGTTCCCGTTCCCCAACTGGCGCCGCTGCAAGTCTGGCTGGTCGCCCTGATTTCCACCGTTCAGGGCCATGTCGATGCCTGGTCGATCAGACTTCCTTCACTGATCGCCTTCTGGCTGACTGGCCAGTTACTTTACGCCTATTGCCGCCAGTTCATGGGAACAGTCGGCAGTCTGGGTGCCGGCCTGATGTTCCTCACCACCGTCGGCGTTCAAATGCAACTCGGCAGTGGCACCGCATTGCCCATCGCTGCGTTTTTCCTCGCGCTGGCACTCTTCAGTTGGCACATTGGCTTGCTGCACGATTGGCCCGATCTGATTCAATGGGTCGTTCCCTACTTCGCCCTCACACTGGCGATTCTTTCCAGCGGATTGTTCCCCGCTCTCGTCTTTGCCAGCAGCCTGACCTGCTACCTGATTCTCCGCCGCAAAGAAGAGTACGCCCTCACATTCGGACATCTGGCTGGTCTACTGGGCTGCATCGGGCTGACAGCTTCCTGGGTGCTGACCTACCTTTCAATCACAGGCATTAATCCCTGGTGGGCAGGAGCTTCTCCCTTAGGTACTGCCAACCCATTATGGTCACTGGTCGAGCATCTCGTGACCTTCCCGCTCCTGGTGGCCTGCACCATCTTGTTGCCATGGGGTCTGTTACTCGTGGTCTATCTCTTCGCTGACTTCCGCCGCCATCTGGGTGACGCTCGGCCCGCTGTCCAGTTCATCAGTGTCTGCCTGCTGATCCCCGGGGCACTCATGTGGGTTGATCCCCGCTGCACACCCTCCGCTGCACTCCTCCTTCTGCCCGGAATCACTGTATTGACCGCCATCGTTGTGCAGCGATCGGTCGAATCCTTTCCCACAAGCGACTGGCAGTTCATCTGGCCCACATTCCTGCAGGGAACAGTCATCGTCAGCTTCGTCGGCATGGGACTCACCATGGCACTTCGAGGGGTCCTCCCCGAAAAAACGGCCCATATCCCCTGGGAAACGCTCGTCTGGTCAACCATCGCCATGGTGTGTCTCTCGATCGTCATCATGCGGTCACTCGGTCGGCATCCTCATCAGGGGTTATGGGCCATGGGAGCCACCGCACTCCTGATGACTCTTTCGATAGCACCACCCATCCGCGCCAGTCTGGTGCCAGCACCGTTAGCCACAACCCCACCACTTGCCATTCCCAGGCCGCTGGCGGGACAGATGCCGGAGATCAGCCTGGGATCCATCCGGGCCGACGTCCTGCTCAAATTCAACCAGCTTCTGCCCAGGCAGCCCTGGCCCGAAGACCACGAGACACTCGATCTCCGGCATCACGTCTTCTGCTTCATGGAAAGCGAACACCAAAGCCGGCGACTCCCCTTTTCATGGAAGCTCATCTCACGCCAACCGGTCGCTCCGACTCCCGAATTTCCGCAGAGACAATGGCTGGTGTTAGGCCGCCGGGCCGATTTTGTCACCCCTGCCAGTTTTCTGGCAGAACCAGGTGCAGTTATGCCGCAAACCTCACGCCCATCAGAATTTGGCACTCGGTAA